One Bacteroidales bacterium DNA segment encodes these proteins:
- a CDS encoding transketolase family protein: MKKYTFTEKIDTRSGFGAGLTELGRTNPNVVALVADLTGSLKMGDFKKENPERFFQSGIAEANMMGMAAGFTIGGKIPFAGTFAAFATGRVYDQIRQSIAYSQKNVKICASHAGITLGEDGATHQILEDIGMMKMLPGMVVISPCDYNQTKAATLAIAEYEGPVYLRFGRPAVPNFTVADEKFEIGKAQMLSEGTDVTIVATGHMVWEAIQAGEALEKEGISAEIINIHTIKPLDTKAILNSINKTGCIVSAEEHQKAGGLGESIASFLSENNPTPMEFVAINDVWGQSGKPSALMEKYGLNAASIEAAAKRLVAKKA, from the coding sequence ATGAAAAAATACACTTTTACAGAAAAAATTGATACTCGCTCCGGATTTGGGGCAGGACTTACAGAGTTAGGTAGAACTAACCCTAATGTAGTTGCTCTTGTAGCAGATTTAACAGGATCACTTAAAATGGGCGACTTTAAAAAAGAGAATCCGGAGCGCTTTTTTCAATCTGGAATAGCTGAAGCTAATATGATGGGAATGGCGGCAGGTTTTACAATTGGAGGTAAAATCCCTTTTGCAGGGACTTTTGCAGCTTTCGCTACAGGACGTGTTTACGATCAAATTCGTCAATCCATTGCCTATTCCCAGAAAAATGTAAAAATTTGCGCATCTCATGCTGGAATTACTTTAGGAGAAGACGGTGCAACACACCAAATTCTGGAAGATATTGGAATGATGAAGATGCTACCGGGAATGGTGGTTATTAGTCCTTGCGATTATAACCAAACCAAGGCAGCAACATTGGCTATAGCAGAATATGAAGGTCCGGTTTATTTACGTTTTGGTCGTCCTGCAGTACCAAATTTTACTGTAGCAGACGAAAAATTTGAAATTGGCAAAGCTCAGATGCTAAGTGAAGGTACTGACGTTACTATTGTAGCGACTGGTCATATGGTATGGGAAGCTATTCAGGCAGGTGAAGCTTTAGAAAAAGAGGGTATAAGTGCAGAAATAATAAATATACATACGATTAAACCTTTGGATACCAAAGCAATATTGAACTCGATAAATAAAACGGGTTGTATCGTTAGCGCCGAAGAGCATCAAAAAGCAGGAGGACTTGGTGAAAGTATAGCTTCTTTCTTAAGCGAAAATAATCCAACTCCTATGGAATTTGTTGCCATTAATGATGTTTGGGGACAAAGTGGAAAACCAAGTGCGTTAATGGAAAAATATGGCCTAAATGCAGCAAGTATAGAGGCTGCAGCAAAACGTTTAGTCGCCAAAAAAGCTTGA
- a CDS encoding DMT family transporter translates to MKNLNINKAYPALFFAMMFWGLSFVWTRQLLEVFTPLLIIFFRLILSFSILISIAKLSRKLQKIQKKDYLFLLLLSFTQPFLYFIFEGYGIQFTSASIASILIATIPLFTPIGAYLLFRDKLTRMNVLGLLISFGGVVLVVADFGKDLSFSWLGILMLLLAVLTGTAYGLGLKKLTGKYNSITITTFQNLIGIFLFLPLIFVFEWRNLLSFPEKITTNLAFSFFNLSLFASSFAFVLFTYGIGKIGPSKASAFSNSIPVFTLVFAYFVLDESISLIKVAGISIVLLGLFLSQVKR, encoded by the coding sequence ATGAAGAACTTAAACATCAACAAAGCTTATCCTGCCCTATTCTTTGCCATGATGTTTTGGGGTTTGTCCTTTGTTTGGACAAGGCAATTGCTTGAGGTATTTACGCCTTTGTTGATCATCTTTTTCCGTCTTATTTTATCTTTCTCGATTTTAATATCGATTGCCAAATTAAGTCGTAAACTCCAAAAAATCCAAAAGAAGGATTATCTATTCTTGCTTCTTCTCTCCTTTACACAACCTTTTTTATATTTTATTTTTGAAGGTTATGGCATTCAATTTACTTCGGCATCTATTGCTTCAATCTTAATTGCTACAATCCCTTTATTTACGCCTATTGGAGCCTACTTACTATTTAGAGATAAACTTACGAGGATGAATGTTTTAGGATTACTTATCTCTTTTGGTGGAGTTGTTTTAGTTGTTGCTGATTTTGGTAAAGATTTATCTTTTTCCTGGTTAGGGATACTTATGTTGTTATTGGCTGTTTTAACTGGGACTGCATACGGTTTAGGACTTAAGAAACTAACCGGAAAATACAATAGTATTACAATCACAACCTTCCAGAACCTTATTGGTATTTTTCTATTCTTACCTCTAATATTTGTGTTTGAATGGAGGAATTTATTAAGCTTTCCCGAAAAGATTACAACGAACTTAGCTTTTTCTTTCTTCAATCTATCTCTGTTTGCCTCTTCTTTTGCTTTTGTGTTATTTACTTACGGAATTGGTAAAATTGGACCAAGTAAAGCATCTGCTTTCTCAAATAGTATTCCCGTATTTACACTAGTATTTGCCTATTTTGTTTTGGACGAATCTATCAGTTTAATAAAAGTAGCAGGTATCTCTATTGTACTTCTAGGATTGTTCCTTTCGCAAGTGAAAAGATAA
- a CDS encoding TonB-dependent receptor, translated as MKQITAHSQYQIITFRRWTNKSYAVFNSLKKVIKIASLNVAYSLLTLGAATSFAQEDSLRIDKKLELEEVEIISAVEPLVFSQQARLVNLISKQNILQSGQQDIAGILKQRRAIDIRQRGGFGIQSDISLRASSFDQVLILLNGIPLSDAQTGHFTLNLPLVSQAIERIEILEGSAARIYGANAFAGAVNIVTQPSAMNKIQITGEGGQNAFYSLGASVNVTKGRNKTFLSFQKSGSDGYMENTDFRLSNFFIQSQWIADKYTFDFQLGALKKEFGANGFYSTKYPLQYEYNNAYNGNANLNFGKQLVSKISIFWRRHQDQWVLTRENPSVYQNFHQTDTYGLKTNHRFISKLGKTQIGTEIKSESIWSSSLGETQEKIKPVPWDKDYSFSHYFKRSNASVFIDHQLISESKFYAAFGFLINWNSDYSQQLKVYPGIDFSYSINQNLKIIGSVNQAMRLPTFTDLYYSGPANLGNTELLPERATSFDLGVKYKNSNFQFDAVYFSRLGKDIIDWVWLNDIEKWQTQNIVEQNVSGIEIGIDYSPFHSVVLQNIYLNYTYLSVKFKEIPQLTKYASTHLKHQLNFGGTITIASNLFANFSISYRDRVGIFQTYNFNDQEYQEEPYKAVFLANAKLYYKRQYYTLFIYGMNLFNQSYFEYGVLQLGTWLKAGVTINLEAKR; from the coding sequence ATGAAACAAATAACAGCACATTCTCAATACCAGATAATTACTTTTAGGAGATGGACAAATAAGTCTTATGCTGTTTTTAATAGCTTGAAAAAAGTGATTAAAATCGCTAGTCTTAATGTTGCTTACAGCTTACTAACATTAGGTGCTGCCACCTCTTTTGCTCAGGAAGATTCTTTACGTATTGATAAAAAACTAGAGCTTGAAGAAGTTGAAATTATTTCGGCAGTTGAGCCTTTGGTTTTTAGCCAACAAGCACGGCTTGTAAATCTAATTAGCAAACAAAATATTCTTCAATCGGGACAGCAAGATATTGCAGGAATTTTAAAACAACGAAGAGCAATAGATATTCGACAAAGAGGCGGATTTGGCATCCAAAGTGATATTTCTCTTCGCGCAAGCTCTTTCGATCAAGTCCTGATTTTATTGAATGGTATTCCCCTATCCGATGCTCAAACAGGTCATTTTACTTTAAATCTTCCTCTTGTTTCTCAAGCTATTGAGCGAATAGAAATTTTAGAAGGTTCTGCAGCACGTATCTATGGAGCTAATGCTTTTGCCGGAGCCGTGAATATTGTAACTCAGCCCTCTGCCATGAACAAAATTCAAATTACAGGCGAAGGAGGACAAAACGCTTTCTATAGTTTAGGGGCTTCCGTTAATGTCACAAAAGGAAGAAATAAAACTTTTCTAAGTTTTCAAAAATCGGGTAGTGATGGCTATATGGAAAATACTGATTTCCGGTTGAGCAATTTTTTCATTCAATCGCAATGGATTGCTGATAAATACACCTTTGATTTTCAATTAGGAGCACTTAAAAAAGAATTTGGGGCTAATGGTTTTTATTCTACTAAATATCCCCTTCAGTACGAGTATAATAATGCTTACAATGGAAATGCAAATCTGAATTTTGGCAAACAATTGGTTTCTAAAATTAGTATTTTCTGGAGAAGACACCAGGATCAATGGGTACTGACACGAGAAAACCCTTCCGTTTATCAGAATTTTCACCAAACGGATACTTATGGTTTAAAGACCAATCATCGTTTTATAAGTAAATTAGGGAAAACACAAATTGGAACTGAAATTAAATCAGAATCTATTTGGAGCAGCAGTTTGGGTGAAACCCAAGAAAAAATAAAGCCTGTTCCTTGGGATAAAGATTATAGCTTCTCTCATTATTTTAAAAGATCGAATGCAAGTGTGTTTATCGATCATCAACTAATCTCAGAATCAAAATTCTATGCTGCTTTTGGCTTTTTGATTAACTGGAACTCCGACTACAGTCAACAACTTAAAGTATATCCTGGAATTGATTTTAGTTATTCCATAAATCAAAATCTCAAAATTATAGGATCTGTTAACCAAGCAATGCGCTTACCAACATTTACTGATTTGTATTATTCAGGGCCTGCAAACCTTGGAAATACAGAATTACTTCCCGAAAGAGCTACTTCCTTCGACTTGGGAGTAAAATATAAAAATTCAAATTTTCAGTTTGATGCCGTTTACTTTTCTCGCCTAGGAAAAGATATTATCGATTGGGTTTGGCTTAATGATATTGAGAAATGGCAGACGCAGAATATTGTGGAACAAAATGTTTCCGGGATTGAAATAGGGATTGACTATTCGCCTTTTCATTCTGTAGTTCTACAAAACATCTATTTGAATTACACCTATTTGAGTGTAAAATTTAAAGAAATCCCTCAGCTCACAAAGTATGCTAGTACACATTTAAAGCATCAATTAAATTTTGGAGGAACAATCACTATTGCATCCAATCTATTTGCAAATTTTTCAATAAGCTACCGCGATAGAGTTGGAATTTTTCAGACTTATAATTTTAACGACCAAGAATACCAAGAAGAACCGTATAAAGCTGTATTTTTGGCAAATGCTAAATTGTACTACAAACGTCAATACTATACGCTGTTTATATATGGTATGAATTTATTCAATCAGAGCTATTTTGAATATGGTGTTTTGCAGTTAGGGACTTGGCTTAAAGCAGGAGTAACTATAAATTTGGAAGCTAAGAGATAA
- the mltG gene encoding endolytic transglycosylase MltG produces MEYYHSAYSRPSKKKNKLGIFFRIILFVVVLGLAGGAYFIYQAIFSPNVWVSDEKEEFTIYIKPTDTFADLKTQLYNNGLIIHRANFEWWAKQKKYDQHIKPGMYLLTNGLSNEDLINMLRSGEQEPVRLIFNNVRLKKDLANKISTQLNVDSTKLLRMLNDSIVAAKYGFSTETFATMFIPNTYFVNWNTSAEKFIERMNYEYRQFWNDSRRNKAIALGLSPVEVSILASIVEKETQQNAEKAKVAGVYINRLKRGWRLQADPTLIYALGDFTIKRVLKEYLNINSPYNTYRYAGLPPGPICIPSISSIDAVLNAENHSFLYFCAKPDYSGYHNFAKNNTMHNINAQAYRNFLNKERIFK; encoded by the coding sequence ATGGAATATTATCATAGCGCCTACAGCAGGCCTAGCAAGAAAAAGAATAAGTTAGGTATTTTTTTTAGAATTATCCTTTTTGTAGTAGTGTTGGGTTTAGCTGGTGGAGCATACTTTATTTATCAAGCTATTTTCTCGCCAAATGTTTGGGTATCTGATGAAAAAGAAGAGTTTACAATTTATATTAAGCCAACAGACACATTTGCTGACTTAAAGACTCAACTTTATAATAACGGATTGATTATTCATCGTGCTAATTTTGAGTGGTGGGCAAAACAAAAAAAGTATGACCAGCATATAAAACCGGGAATGTACTTACTTACCAATGGATTATCTAATGAAGACTTAATTAATATGCTACGTTCCGGAGAACAAGAGCCTGTTCGATTAATTTTCAATAATGTTAGACTGAAAAAAGACTTGGCTAATAAAATATCGACCCAGCTAAATGTTGACAGCACTAAATTATTACGTATGTTAAACGATAGCATTGTTGCAGCTAAATATGGTTTCTCAACCGAAACTTTTGCTACTATGTTTATTCCTAATACTTATTTTGTTAATTGGAATACGTCTGCGGAAAAATTTATTGAAAGAATGAATTATGAATACAGACAATTTTGGAATGATTCTCGTAGAAATAAAGCCATTGCTTTAGGTTTATCTCCTGTTGAAGTTTCTATACTTGCCAGTATAGTTGAAAAAGAAACTCAGCAGAATGCCGAGAAAGCTAAAGTAGCGGGTGTTTATATAAATAGGTTAAAACGTGGTTGGAGATTGCAGGCAGATCCCACTCTTATTTACGCTCTGGGCGATTTTACAATTAAACGAGTACTTAAAGAATATTTGAATATAAATTCTCCATATAATACCTACAGATATGCAGGATTACCTCCCGGACCAATTTGTATCCCTTCAATTTCTTCTATCGATGCCGTTTTAAATGCCGAAAATCATAGTTTCCTTTATTTCTGTGCTAAGCCCGATTATTCTGGTTATCACAATTTTGCAAAAAACAATACAATGCACAATATCAATGCTCAAGCTTATCGCAACTTTTTAAACAAAGAGCGTATATTTAAATAA
- a CDS encoding GNAT family N-acetyltransferase: MTSTKITLRTPELSDLSKIQDWENDKSLWYLSNTLLPFSRFSIEQYILSEQEDIFSKKQARFIISLTNIKYEELEIVGAIDLFDFDPKNRRAGVGILIEKAYRNKGYAKQALTQLIDYSFNILNLHQLYCSILTSNTKSLSLFKRQQFSIIGVKKDWVLLNNEWQDEYILQLINQKSI; encoded by the coding sequence ATGACTTCAACTAAAATAACACTAAGAACTCCGGAGCTAAGCGATCTAAGTAAAATTCAGGATTGGGAAAATGATAAAAGCTTGTGGTATTTGAGTAATACACTCCTCCCCTTTTCTCGCTTTAGTATAGAGCAATATATTCTTAGTGAACAAGAAGATATTTTCTCAAAAAAGCAAGCTCGATTTATTATTAGCCTGACAAATATCAAATATGAAGAATTGGAAATTGTTGGAGCTATTGATTTATTTGATTTTGATCCTAAAAATAGAAGAGCAGGTGTAGGTATTTTAATTGAAAAGGCATATCGTAATAAAGGCTACGCCAAGCAAGCATTAACCCAACTTATAGACTATAGTTTCAACATACTTAATTTACATCAACTATATTGTTCCATCCTAACTTCAAATACAAAAAGTTTAAGTTTATTTAAAAGGCAACAATTTTCAATAATTGGAGTAAAAAAGGATTGGGTTTTACTAAATAATGAATGGCAGGATGAATATATCCTCCAATTAATCAATCAAAAGTCTATATAA
- a CDS encoding diaminopimelate epimerase, which translates to MINFYKYHGAGNDFILIDGRESIPEISTQQIKSLCDRNFGVGGDGLMYLLKADDYDFEMKYFNSNGLEGSMCGNGGRCIVAFAYDMGINKSSFKFLATDGEHFAEILQSKGNLKYIKLQMQDVHEVEDIDDHLVLNTGSPHHLTFCKSISDKNVFEAGKAIRYSENFKKEGVNANFIEQKGNKLFVRTYERGVENETLACGTGVTAAAIGAYIKGADKYNNYKIKTLGGELKVSFQEKEQRFTEVFLEGYAEYVFKGSIQL; encoded by the coding sequence TTATAAATACCACGGAGCAGGGAATGATTTCATTCTTATTGATGGAAGAGAGAGCATTCCCGAAATTAGTACTCAACAAATTAAATCACTTTGTGACAGAAATTTTGGTGTTGGAGGAGATGGATTAATGTATCTTTTAAAAGCTGATGATTATGATTTCGAGATGAAGTATTTTAACAGTAATGGATTGGAAGGTAGTATGTGTGGTAATGGAGGACGCTGTATCGTTGCTTTTGCTTATGATATGGGCATAAATAAGTCGAGTTTTAAATTTTTAGCAACTGATGGTGAGCATTTTGCCGAGATACTTCAATCTAAAGGAAATTTAAAATACATAAAGCTGCAAATGCAAGATGTACATGAGGTTGAAGATATAGATGATCATTTGGTTTTAAATACAGGATCGCCGCATCATTTAACCTTTTGTAAATCTATTTCGGACAAAAATGTATTTGAAGCAGGAAAAGCAATCCGTTATTCGGAAAATTTCAAAAAAGAAGGTGTTAACGCTAACTTTATTGAGCAAAAAGGGAATAAGTTATTTGTACGTACTTACGAACGTGGCGTTGAAAATGAAACACTTGCATGTGGAACAGGAGTAACTGCTGCTGCTATTGGAGCCTATATAAAAGGTGCTGATAAATATAATAATTATAAAATTAAAACATTAGGCGGTGAATTAAAAGTGAGCTTTCAAGAAAAAGAACAACGATTTACTGAAGTATTTTTAGAAGGATATGCTGAATATGTTTTTAAAGGAAGCATTCAATTATAA